The proteins below come from a single Dehalococcoidia bacterium genomic window:
- a CDS encoding GDP-L-fucose synthase — protein MAFWNGKRVLVTGGAGFVGSFLVKKLKEKGVNEKNIIVPRSRDSDLRKWENCVKAVNGSDIVIHLAAVVGGIGFNRAYPGTLFYDNIIMGAQMMEAARQEAVEKFVAVGTVCAYPKFTPVPFKEEALWNGYPEETNAPYGLAKKMLLVQSQAYHQQYGFNSIYLLPVNLYGPGDNFDIASSHVIPALIKKFIEAKQNNETVVEVWGTGRASREFLYVEDAAEGIILAAERYNKPDPVNLGSGFEIPIKDLVKLIADLTGFDGEIRWDATKPDGQPRRCLDTSKAWEEFGFKARTDFREGLKHTIDWYSNNTTGD, from the coding sequence ATGGCATTCTGGAACGGAAAGAGAGTTCTGGTAACAGGCGGTGCCGGGTTTGTAGGCTCCTTTTTGGTGAAGAAGCTGAAGGAAAAAGGCGTAAACGAAAAAAATATAATTGTTCCTAGAAGCAGAGATTCCGACCTCAGGAAGTGGGAAAACTGCGTTAAAGCGGTAAATGGTTCAGATATCGTGATTCACCTGGCTGCCGTAGTAGGTGGAATAGGATTCAACAGGGCATACCCGGGCACGCTGTTTTATGACAATATCATAATGGGCGCCCAGATGATGGAAGCTGCAAGACAAGAAGCAGTAGAGAAATTTGTGGCAGTAGGAACTGTCTGTGCATATCCAAAGTTCACACCCGTGCCTTTCAAGGAAGAAGCTCTATGGAACGGTTATCCGGAAGAGACAAACGCCCCTTACGGTCTGGCGAAAAAGATGCTACTTGTACAGTCCCAGGCGTACCATCAGCAATACGGCTTCAATTCCATCTATCTGCTGCCTGTAAATCTCTACGGTCCAGGAGATAACTTCGATATAGCAAGCTCTCATGTCATACCGGCATTGATCAAGAAATTTATAGAAGCAAAGCAGAACAATGAAACCGTAGTCGAGGTATGGGGCACGGGCAGGGCTTCAAGGGAATTCCTGTACGTTGAGGACGCAGCGGAGGGAATAATCCTGGCTGCTGAAAGATATAATAAGCCGGACCCTGTTAATCTAGGCTCCGGATTTGAAATCCCGATAAAAGACCTGGTCAAATTGATAGCAGATCTGACGGGATTTGACGGAGAGATAAGGTGGGATGCTACTAAACCGGACGGGCAGCCCAGAAGATGCCTAGATACAAGCAAAGCTTGGGAGGAGTTCGGATTTAAGGCGAGAACAGATTTTAGAGAGGGTTTAAAGCACACAATTGATTGGTATTCAAATAATACAACTGGAGATTAG
- a CDS encoding glycosyltransferase family 1 protein — MKVFFDGEIFTFQRQGGISRLFFELMRLFAHSENIEQILYRGSYVDHYPFRQEWFKCYYGVRWPFKRGVQVIRPLDDRVIELLYITNATPKIVYHSTYYRIPKRQKGPIVIHAYDMIHELYNGDNKTIKKKKTAFETADLIIAISQSTKDDICHLYGIDPSIIVVAYPGVSDVFRSRHSDTVSRSEQRSDDSRPFFLYVGHRGWYKNFDILLNVFIERRYYQDFDLILVGGTKTLSAKQQGAINRTGTRQWLKQKYCDDMELANLYANATVFICTSLYEGFGIPLIEAMACGCPIIGPNTSSIPEVIGDTGLLFDPKDPSDLAKQIERVVNDVSLSNALSEKGRLRSENFTWQAMADTIHQVYLKLT, encoded by the coding sequence ATGAAAGTTTTTTTTGATGGCGAGATATTTACTTTTCAACGGCAAGGAGGTATCAGCCGGCTTTTCTTTGAATTGATGCGTTTATTTGCCCATAGTGAGAACATTGAACAGATATTGTATAGAGGCAGTTACGTTGACCATTACCCTTTTCGACAAGAGTGGTTTAAGTGCTATTATGGAGTTAGGTGGCCTTTTAAGCGCGGAGTTCAAGTTATTCGTCCCCTTGATGACCGTGTTATTGAGTTATTATATATCACAAATGCAACTCCAAAAATAGTGTATCACTCTACCTACTATCGCATTCCAAAACGGCAAAAAGGGCCTATAGTGATTCATGCTTATGATATGATCCATGAACTATACAACGGTGACAACAAGACTATAAAGAAAAAAAAGACTGCTTTTGAGACAGCAGATCTGATCATAGCGATATCGCAGTCAACTAAGGACGATATTTGTCATCTGTACGGCATAGACCCTTCAATCATTGTAGTGGCGTATCCTGGAGTTAGCGATGTGTTCCGTAGTCGGCATTCGGATACAGTATCCCGTTCAGAGCAAAGAAGTGACGATAGTAGACCTTTTTTTCTCTATGTTGGACATCGCGGTTGGTACAAAAATTTTGACATACTCCTAAATGTATTTATTGAACGCAGATATTATCAGGACTTCGATCTTATTCTGGTAGGGGGGACCAAGACTCTATCCGCTAAACAACAAGGGGCCATAAACAGAACTGGGACAAGACAGTGGCTGAAACAGAAGTATTGTGACGATATGGAACTGGCAAATTTATACGCAAACGCAACAGTTTTCATATGCACATCACTATATGAGGGATTTGGCATTCCCTTGATAGAAGCAATGGCATGCGGTTGCCCGATAATTGGACCGAACACATCTTCTATACCAGAAGTAATCGGAGACACAGGCTTATTGTTTGACCCAAAAGACCCGAGCGACTTGGCCAAGCAGATAGAAAGAGTGGTTAATGACGTCTCTTTATCAAATGCACTTTCTGAAAAGGGGCGACTGCGATCAGAAAACTTCACCTGGCAAGCTATGGCTGATACAATTCATCAAGTATACTTGAAGTTGACATGA
- the purB gene encoding adenylosuccinate lyase yields the protein MIARYSRPRMKKVWTDKSKFEKWLQVEIAVCEAWAELGVIPKSAIPKIKKARFDAKLYARTLKKTHHDVTAFLSTVSASLGEESRYIHFGLTSSDIMDTALSLQLVEAGGILARDIREIITILKKQAVAHKYTIMIGRTHGVHAEPTTFGLKLALWVEEMKRNEKRLAEARKMIAVGKISGAVGTYATVTPEVERIACAKLGLEPAPISNQVLQRDRHAQFVTTLAIIASSLEKFAFEIRGLQKTEALEVEEPFEEGQTGSSAMPHKRNPELCERICGLARLVRGHSITAMENVALWHERDISHSSNERITLPDSCLVLNYQFHLFKYIARDMRVYPEHMKRNLERTRGLVFSQRVMLALIDKGLSRQAAYGIVQRNAMKSWKDEVSFFDLLAKDKECAKYLSKKELTGIFDYKYYTRHVDEIFARLKLG from the coding sequence ATGATTGCACGATATTCACGGCCGAGGATGAAAAAGGTTTGGACCGATAAATCCAAATTCGAAAAATGGCTTCAGGTGGAGATCGCGGTATGCGAGGCCTGGGCCGAACTTGGCGTTATCCCCAAGAGCGCCATACCGAAGATAAAGAAGGCCCGTTTCGACGCCAAACTGTACGCGCGGACGCTGAAGAAGACGCACCATGATGTCACCGCCTTCCTGAGCACGGTTTCCGCGAGCCTGGGCGAGGAGAGCCGCTACATCCATTTCGGGCTGACCTCGTCCGACATCATGGACACGGCGCTGAGCCTGCAGTTAGTGGAGGCTGGCGGCATCCTGGCCAGGGATATCAGGGAGATAATCACAATCCTGAAGAAGCAGGCGGTGGCTCACAAATATACGATAATGATCGGGCGCACGCACGGCGTCCACGCCGAGCCGACCACGTTCGGGCTAAAGCTGGCGCTGTGGGTCGAGGAGATGAAGCGCAACGAGAAGAGGCTCGCCGAGGCGCGGAAGATGATAGCCGTCGGCAAGATATCCGGCGCGGTAGGCACCTACGCCACGGTAACGCCCGAGGTTGAGCGCATCGCCTGCGCCAAGCTGGGGCTGGAGCCCGCGCCGATATCGAACCAGGTGCTGCAGCGCGACCGCCACGCGCAGTTCGTTACCACGCTGGCTATAATCGCGAGCTCGCTGGAGAAGTTCGCCTTCGAGATAAGAGGCTTGCAGAAGACGGAGGCGCTGGAGGTCGAGGAGCCTTTCGAGGAGGGGCAGACGGGGTCATCCGCCATGCCGCACAAGCGCAACCCGGAGCTGTGCGAGCGCATCTGCGGGCTGGCGCGGCTCGTCCGCGGCCACTCCATCACCGCCATGGAGAACGTGGCGCTGTGGCACGAGCGGGACATCAGCCATTCCTCCAATGAGCGTATCACTCTTCCCGACTCCTGCCTGGTGCTAAATTACCAGTTTCACCTTTTCAAATATATCGCCAGGGACATGCGCGTCTATCCCGAGCACATGAAACGCAATCTTGAGCGAACACGAGGCCTGGTTTTCTCTCAGCGGGTTATGCTGGCCCTGATCGACAAAGGTCTCAGCCGCCAGGCCGCTTACGGCATCGTGCAGCGCAACGCTATGAAATCGTGGAAGGATGAGGTCAGCTTTTTCGATCTCCTTGCGAAAGACAAGGAGTGTGCCAAATACTTGTCGAAGAAGGAATTGACGGGTATATTTGACTATAAATACTACACACGTCATGTAGATGAGATATTCGCCAGACTAAAACTTGGTTAA
- a CDS encoding class I SAM-dependent methyltransferase: MNKYLNEKNIKDYWEKCTPMSFAAEKWSYEQKREFRYTLQDYMHSSFGFGEWSGKEVLEVGCGSGVDALEFARYGAKVTATDMTDNAVNLTNQMVKEAKLPVKVIQASAINLPFPDASFDCVYSYGVLHHIPDIEKVLYEIKRVMKENAQLLVMLYHRDSLLHAYSIIYRHGIKSELLSKGVCTEQDLVSKYSERIEGCPYTKVYTKEEARALFSRYFNDVDITVRYNVIDTDKQRKVKFKLSDEWELGWHLILKAMK, from the coding sequence ATGAATAAATATCTAAACGAAAAAAACATTAAAGACTACTGGGAGAAATGCACCCCGATGAGCTTCGCGGCCGAAAAGTGGAGCTATGAGCAGAAAAGGGAATTCAGATATACTTTGCAGGATTATATGCATAGCTCGTTTGGATTTGGTGAATGGTCGGGTAAAGAGGTGTTGGAAGTAGGTTGTGGATCGGGCGTGGATGCTCTGGAGTTTGCCAGATATGGAGCAAAAGTTACAGCTACTGATATGACCGACAACGCCGTTAACCTCACAAATCAGATGGTAAAAGAAGCGAAATTGCCTGTCAAAGTGATCCAAGCTTCTGCAATTAACCTGCCGTTTCCCGACGCCAGTTTTGACTGTGTCTATAGTTATGGGGTATTGCATCATATACCTGATATCGAAAAGGTGCTGTATGAGATAAAAAGAGTTATGAAGGAAAACGCACAGCTGCTTGTCATGCTTTACCATAGAGATAGTCTTCTACATGCATATAGTATTATCTATCGCCACGGTATAAAGAGTGAACTGCTCTCGAAAGGTGTTTGTACAGAGCAAGATTTGGTTTCTAAATACTCAGAGCGCATAGAGGGATGCCCTTACACAAAGGTATATACAAAAGAGGAGGCTCGGGCTCTGTTTTCAAGATATTTCAATGATGTTGACATCACTGTAAGGTACAATGTTATAGATACCGATAAACAGAGAAAGGTAAAGTTCAAACTATCTGACGAATGGGAGCTCGGCTGGCACTTAATATTGAAAGCAATGAAGTAG
- a CDS encoding glycosyltransferase family 2 protein, whose translation MKKVSVVFPALNEEETIGKVIDEVPVADIVAMGYSVEIVVVDNASTDRTAELAAAKGARVISEPKRGKGRAIRTAFEQADADFIFMLDADYTYPSVHITQMLKLLEGGCDVVMGSRLKGKRDPGSIKRLNLVGNYLLSFMASVLYMKRISDLCTGFWGFRREVIKNMIIDAAGFDLEANMLAQVAKRGYRIGTVPIGYRRRPTASKLGSVKAGFRIGRTLLRKRFGSS comes from the coding sequence GTGAAGAAGGTATCGGTGGTCTTCCCGGCCCTCAACGAAGAGGAAACCATAGGCAAGGTCATCGACGAGGTGCCCGTCGCCGATATAGTCGCCATGGGCTACAGCGTCGAAATCGTGGTCGTCGATAACGCCAGCACGGACAGGACGGCCGAGCTCGCCGCGGCGAAAGGCGCCCGCGTCATAAGCGAGCCAAAACGCGGGAAAGGCCGGGCTATCCGCACCGCATTCGAGCAGGCGGATGCGGATTTCATTTTCATGCTCGACGCCGACTACACCTATCCATCCGTGCATATCACTCAGATGCTGAAGCTGCTGGAGGGCGGTTGCGATGTGGTGATGGGCTCCCGCCTGAAGGGGAAAAGGGATCCCGGTTCCATAAAGAGGCTAAACCTGGTGGGAAACTATCTTCTCTCGTTCATGGCCAGCGTGCTCTATATGAAGCGGATAAGCGATCTCTGCACCGGCTTCTGGGGCTTCCGCCGCGAAGTGATAAAGAATATGATCATCGATGCCGCCGGATTCGACCTTGAGGCGAACATGCTGGCGCAGGTGGCAAAGCGCGGCTACCGCATTGGAACCGTGCCCATCGGGTATAGAAGAAGGCCCACCGCCAGCAAGCTGGGATCGGTAAAGGCCGGTTTCCGGATCGGACGCACTTTACTGAGGAAAAGGTTTGGCAGTTCGTGA
- a CDS encoding glycosyltransferase: MKILYVCPWAHLPSHNPHFIAKESAAFLQAGVDVVLCTFQGILDNKESTDIIHKKVTSTWYGYPLGLLSRLLHSSMKLRLIAGFIEQSVTLFLAVKLRKSQAYDFIFLREGDPFIFLPILLGLVHSNYRWVISLIGTKSVRSPRNLYYRFINAGIWKPIYRRSLSRNRFIFICENDDIKENFEVNFLDGMLAGLVKVIAPGIKAPPREISQREARSHLNLPKDKVFFLHFGALHPGKDIETVISAIKDVENAELVIAGKVYSVDLVSLVQHYDIQDKCVIRNYYISEADKQYYFAASDAIILSYRKSFSQTASQAWEAVGFKLPVIASGSYDLGQMVRNYKIGLSFSAEDALSLNNALKTFIGLSQTERQTFKENCEKLSAEFSMQRWTEKFIEVTKLLYD; the protein is encoded by the coding sequence ATGAAAATACTCTATGTATGTCCTTGGGCACATCTCCCCAGTCACAATCCACACTTTATAGCAAAGGAAAGCGCGGCTTTCCTTCAGGCCGGTGTAGATGTGGTTCTATGTACTTTTCAAGGTATTCTTGATAATAAAGAATCTACCGATATCATTCATAAAAAAGTTACTTCAACTTGGTATGGTTATCCATTAGGCTTGCTCTCACGGCTGTTGCATTCATCGATGAAATTAAGGTTAATTGCCGGTTTTATAGAACAGTCGGTTACATTATTTTTAGCGGTCAAGCTAAGAAAATCTCAAGCGTATGATTTTATCTTCTTGCGCGAAGGTGACCCTTTTATATTTCTACCGATACTACTAGGATTAGTACACAGTAATTACCGATGGGTGATCTCTCTCATAGGAACAAAATCAGTACGCTCTCCAAGAAATCTATATTATAGATTTATTAATGCTGGCATATGGAAACCAATTTATCGGCGCTCTTTATCCAGAAATCGTTTTATATTCATCTGCGAAAACGATGACATTAAGGAGAATTTTGAAGTCAATTTTCTGGATGGCATGCTTGCTGGATTGGTTAAGGTAATAGCGCCGGGAATCAAAGCGCCTCCAAGGGAAATATCCCAAAGAGAAGCGAGAAGCCATCTGAATCTACCTAAAGACAAGGTTTTCTTCCTTCACTTCGGAGCCTTGCACCCGGGCAAGGATATTGAAACAGTTATTTCTGCTATAAAAGATGTAGAGAACGCCGAGTTAGTTATTGCAGGAAAAGTGTATTCTGTTGACCTGGTATCCTTAGTCCAGCATTACGACATTCAGGATAAGTGTGTAATCAGAAACTATTATATTTCTGAAGCGGACAAGCAATATTACTTTGCAGCTTCTGATGCAATTATTCTATCTTACAGGAAATCATTTTCTCAAACAGCTTCTCAAGCTTGGGAGGCTGTAGGATTCAAGTTGCCTGTTATCGCCAGCGGTTCCTATGACTTAGGCCAAATGGTCAGAAATTATAAGATCGGTTTGTCTTTTTCGGCTGAGGATGCACTGTCCCTAAATAATGCGCTAAAGACTTTCATCGGATTGAGCCAAACTGAGAGGCAAACCTTCAAAGAGAACTGCGAAAAATTAAGCGCTGAATTCTCTATGCAAAGATGGACTGAGAAATTCATTGAAGTTACTAAATTGCTATATGACTAG
- a CDS encoding glycosyltransferase: MKICVVGPSKRFFSGITAHTIFFANALAKRNQVSAVLLRNLLPRFLFPGREHVGKDQYYVDLTSGVDVYDGMDYNSPLSWFGAYRFLKRRRPDVIVIMWWTSSVAHMQLFLKWVNKLGIKAKIIVEMHEVVDVLEERIWPLRIYSRVMGRLFVRGLDAYVTFSQIDKERIVDIYRINERRVHVLPMGLYQEYFHTVDQSSAKKELGIDADFVILYFGLVRRYKGVPYLIEAFNSLPGSIASRMRLLIVGEVWEDGELLRKIVDESPYKSRIMLVSEYVPDSMIPKYFSASDVIALPYLRASGSAVAHIALTYGKPIVLSDVPALREYMGDYPGTIFVKPGDSNAIRESIETVYQAFVSGKELSYRSEHASWDEIARLYEGIIGGLISGEKTQ; this comes from the coding sequence ATGAAAATCTGTGTGGTCGGTCCCTCCAAACGTTTCTTCAGCGGAATCACTGCCCACACGATCTTTTTTGCCAACGCGTTAGCAAAGCGCAATCAGGTCTCCGCGGTATTGCTGCGCAACTTGTTGCCCAGATTCTTGTTCCCGGGACGGGAGCATGTTGGCAAAGATCAGTATTATGTTGATTTAACATCAGGCGTAGATGTATACGACGGCATGGATTACAACTCCCCTCTAAGCTGGTTCGGTGCTTACAGGTTCCTTAAACGGCGTCGCCCGGATGTGATAGTAATCATGTGGTGGACGTCTTCAGTAGCTCATATGCAGCTATTCTTGAAATGGGTCAACAAACTGGGTATCAAAGCCAAAATCATAGTGGAAATGCATGAAGTGGTTGATGTATTGGAGGAGAGAATATGGCCTCTTAGGATTTATTCCAGAGTGATGGGTCGACTGTTTGTACGCGGACTCGATGCCTATGTGACCTTCTCTCAAATCGACAAGGAGCGGATCGTTGATATATATCGTATCAACGAACGAAGGGTTCATGTGCTGCCGATGGGTTTATATCAAGAGTACTTCCATACAGTGGATCAATCGTCAGCTAAAAAAGAGTTGGGCATCGACGCGGATTTCGTAATTTTGTATTTTGGCCTGGTGAGACGCTACAAGGGCGTTCCGTATTTAATTGAAGCGTTCAATAGTTTGCCGGGTTCAATAGCCTCGCGGATGCGACTGCTTATTGTAGGGGAGGTTTGGGAGGACGGCGAGTTGCTGCGGAAGATCGTGGATGAATCCCCCTACAAGAGCCGGATCATGCTTGTGTCAGAATATGTTCCGGATTCAATGATACCCAAATATTTTTCCGCCTCGGATGTAATAGCCTTGCCATATTTGAGAGCCTCCGGCAGTGCCGTAGCTCATATTGCTTTGACCTATGGCAAACCTATTGTCCTGTCGGATGTGCCGGCGTTAAGAGAATATATGGGGGATTACCCTGGTACGATATTTGTTAAGCCCGGTGATTCCAATGCCATAAGGGAAAGTATTGAGACTGTATATCAGGCTTTCGTATCAGGCAAGGAACTAAGTTATCGTTCGGAGCATGCTTCTTGGGATGAAATAGCGAGGCTCTACGAGGGAATCATCGGAGGATTGATTTCCGGAGAGAAGACGCAGTGA
- a CDS encoding nucleotide sugar dehydrogenase — translation MNSISVFGIGKLGLPLAACLANKGYNAIGVDLNKAVIQAVNKGESPYYEPGLSELVKSAGKRLTATQDYRYAVINSEASFIVVPTPSQDDGSFSTRYVESAAKQIAAALIDKPDFHLVVVTSTVLPGATEGVIKPLLETATGKRCGRDFGLCYSPEFIALGSVIRDFTQPDVVLIGESDTKSGNMLAEIYSNVCENQPPIVRTAIQNAELAKISLNAYVTMKITFANTLAEIAERIPEGNVDTISNMLGFDSRIGRKYLSGGLAYGGPCFPRDNKAFASVARKVGCKALLSEATDLANQLQNQRTVDLIENKLGNLKGKAIAVLGLTYKPNTDVIEESSPVKISRSLLQKGAVVSVYDPGGMENAKKAFCQEKPVYASSIKDCLHDAELCVLATPWDEFKKLTPEYFIQNMKKPCLLDCWRLFSNRPEFTEKLDYFAIGLAA, via the coding sequence ATGAACAGCATTTCGGTATTCGGTATCGGCAAATTAGGGCTTCCTCTTGCTGCTTGCCTGGCAAATAAAGGCTATAATGCTATCGGTGTTGATCTGAACAAGGCCGTTATCCAAGCGGTGAATAAAGGTGAAAGTCCTTATTATGAACCGGGCCTGTCCGAATTAGTAAAGTCAGCGGGAAAGCGATTAACGGCGACACAGGACTATCGCTATGCCGTGATTAACTCAGAAGCAAGTTTTATTGTGGTCCCTACTCCCAGTCAGGATGACGGAAGTTTCAGCACCAGATATGTAGAATCAGCCGCTAAACAGATAGCCGCCGCGCTAATTGATAAGCCTGATTTTCACCTTGTCGTGGTTACCAGTACCGTGCTGCCCGGAGCCACCGAGGGTGTGATTAAACCCTTGCTGGAAACAGCTACGGGTAAGAGATGCGGCAGGGATTTCGGCCTGTGTTACAGTCCTGAATTTATAGCGCTGGGCAGTGTCATAAGGGATTTTACCCAGCCTGATGTAGTGCTAATCGGAGAATCGGACACGAAGTCAGGGAATATGCTGGCTGAAATCTACAGCAATGTATGTGAGAATCAACCTCCCATTGTCAGGACAGCGATTCAAAATGCGGAACTGGCTAAAATCTCCCTCAACGCTTACGTTACCATGAAGATAACTTTCGCGAATACTCTGGCTGAAATAGCGGAGCGGATTCCGGAAGGAAACGTTGATACCATAAGTAATATGCTTGGATTTGACTCCAGGATAGGCAGGAAGTACCTGAGCGGCGGTCTTGCCTACGGCGGGCCCTGTTTCCCAAGAGATAATAAAGCCTTTGCTTCCGTCGCACGTAAAGTTGGGTGCAAAGCACTGTTATCAGAGGCAACCGACCTTGCTAACCAGTTACAGAATCAGAGAACAGTGGACTTAATTGAAAATAAACTTGGCAATTTGAAGGGTAAAGCTATTGCAGTCCTTGGGTTGACTTATAAGCCGAATACTGATGTTATTGAGGAATCGAGCCCGGTGAAAATCTCACGGAGTCTTCTGCAGAAAGGCGCGGTAGTTTCCGTTTATGACCCCGGCGGCATGGAAAATGCAAAAAAAGCGTTTTGCCAAGAAAAGCCCGTATATGCCAGCTCAATAAAAGACTGCCTGCATGACGCCGAGCTTTGCGTCCTGGCAACTCCGTGGGACGAATTTAAAAAACTGACGCCTGAGTATTTTATTCAAAACATGAAGAAGCCCTGTTTGCTCGATTGTTGGAGACTTTTTTCTAATCGACCGGAATTCACGGAGAAATTAGACTATTTTGCTATTGGGTTGGCAGCATAA
- the purE gene encoding 5-(carboxyamino)imidazole ribonucleotide mutase produces the protein MSLVGVIMGSKTDEPLMQPALDILKQLGIEYEVSIISAHRTPDKAREYGMKAEGRGVDVIIAGAGGAAHLPGVIASWTTLPVVGVPLATSKLSGVDALYAVVQMPGGIPVACVAIDGAKNAALLAAAIISLKDAKVRAAYKKYRKKLAEGSK, from the coding sequence ATGTCGTTAGTCGGTGTGATAATGGGCAGCAAGACGGATGAGCCGCTGATGCAGCCGGCGCTGGATATATTGAAACAGCTCGGCATTGAATACGAGGTGTCGATAATATCCGCGCACCGGACGCCGGATAAAGCACGCGAGTACGGTATGAAGGCCGAGGGGCGCGGCGTCGATGTGATAATCGCCGGGGCCGGTGGCGCGGCCCACCTCCCCGGGGTCATAGCCAGCTGGACCACCCTGCCCGTGGTCGGCGTCCCGCTGGCGACGAGCAAATTAAGCGGCGTGGACGCGCTGTACGCGGTCGTTCAGATGCCCGGCGGCATACCGGTGGCCTGTGTGGCCATCGACGGGGCCAAGAACGCCGCCCTTCTGGCCGCCGCGATCATATCGTTAAAGGATGCGAAGGTAAGGGCTGCGTATAAGAAGTACCGCAAGAAGCTGGCTGAAGGGTCGAAATAG
- a CDS encoding sugar transferase, with translation MNKTGIALFTYNRPEHTGQVLQGLMRNDIDKLYVFSDGYRDERDRITVQQVRKLLANITWCETEIIESDTNKGLADSIVYGVNYVLDRHERIIVLEDDCVPSADFVSFMQKCFDKYEYNEQIMNVAGYSLPIKIPQSYPYDIYFSYRPSSWGWGTWRRAWHHFSRDKAILDEIRNSKELHKKVNQAGEDLVPMLERQIRGAIDSWAVFFALSIIKNDGLCVVPVHSRIKNIGHDASGTHCGANQKYNVELYKETIGNPVLPDEVVIDDQIIHRIRQFCSPTMSEKVINFIVQVLQPIGIYELFRWTRTHFKA, from the coding sequence ATGAATAAAACGGGGATAGCTTTATTCACTTACAATAGGCCGGAGCATACGGGTCAGGTCCTCCAAGGTCTGATGAGGAATGACATAGATAAATTGTACGTTTTTTCTGATGGCTATAGAGATGAGAGGGACAGGATTACGGTTCAACAGGTGAGGAAGCTGCTAGCAAATATCACCTGGTGTGAAACTGAGATAATCGAAAGCGATACAAACAAAGGGCTGGCCGACTCGATAGTATATGGTGTTAATTACGTACTTGACAGACATGAAAGGATTATAGTTCTTGAAGATGATTGTGTTCCTTCAGCAGATTTCGTTTCTTTCATGCAAAAGTGTTTCGATAAATATGAGTATAATGAACAAATAATGAATGTCGCCGGTTATTCACTACCTATAAAGATTCCTCAGAGTTATCCATACGATATCTATTTCTCTTACAGGCCATCCTCCTGGGGATGGGGAACATGGAGAAGGGCATGGCACCATTTTTCACGTGACAAGGCGATTTTAGATGAGATAAGAAACTCTAAGGAATTGCACAAGAAGGTAAACCAGGCGGGAGAAGACTTAGTCCCGATGTTGGAAAGGCAAATTCGAGGAGCAATCGATTCATGGGCCGTGTTTTTTGCTTTAAGCATTATCAAAAATGACGGCTTGTGCGTAGTGCCGGTCCATTCCAGGATTAAGAACATCGGTCATGATGCCTCTGGTACTCACTGCGGAGCCAATCAAAAATATAATGTTGAGCTGTATAAAGAGACTATCGGAAACCCGGTATTGCCAGATGAAGTGGTAATTGATGACCAAATTATCCATAGAATCAGGCAGTTCTGTAGTCCTACCATGAGCGAGAAGGTTATTAATTTTATTGTACAAGTATTACAGCCTATAGGGATATATGAATTGTTTAGGTGGACAAGAACACATTTTAAGGCATAA